The Papaver somniferum cultivar HN1 chromosome 3, ASM357369v1, whole genome shotgun sequence genome includes a region encoding these proteins:
- the LOC113362129 gene encoding uncharacterized protein LOC113362129, with the protein MKNRPRLMVNQRQFFHQGVPIHLWNDVGLARIGSLVGKPIMTDSQTTLKTRMSFARVCVEIAADCSFPTELPVKIDDIKLTVKVKYPWKPIACSHCKIFGHSSVKCIYNPTPKNNDVSIPKKSSLVAGDNIDPKEIMQNTTSDVEAYFVNQSLKEANRCGSSSDETGISQPEKWMACGGGVVSNASSTVVDPCAEMCTNGERLIDQEKILGEWVSHKRKKDVGKKEEKKPLTGSYY; encoded by the exons ATGAAGAACCGACCTCGGTTGATGGTCAACCAACGGCAATTTTTTCATCAG ggggtaccaattcatctctGGAATGATGTTGGTTTAGCTAGGATTGGTAGTTTAGTGGGTAAACCGATCATGACAGACTCACAAACTACATTGAAGACTAGAATGTCGTTTGCTAGAGTCTGTGTCGAAATTGCAGCTGATTGTTCTTTCCCTACTGAGCTTCCAGTCAAAATTGATGATATAAAGCTTACGGTAAAAGTAAAATACCCTTGGAAGCCAATTGCTTGCTCTCATTGCAAGATCTTTGGTCATTCAAGTGTAAAATGCATCTACAACCCAACCCCAAAGAATAATGATGTTTCGATTCCAAAGAAGTCTTCTTTAGTTGCAGGTGACAACATTGACCCTAAGGAAATAATGCAGAACACAACATCTGATGTGGAAGCTTATTTTGTGAATCAGTCTTTAAAAGAGGCTAATAGATGTGGGAGTAGTAGTGATGAGACAGGGATTTCTCAACCAGAAAAGTGGATGGCATGTGGTGGGGGTGTTGTTTCGAATGCATCGTCTACTGTGGTTGATCCTTGTGCAGAGATGTGTACGAATGGGGAGAGGTTAATTGATCAAGAAAAGATCCTTGGCGAGTGGGTCTctcataaaagaaagaaagacgtcggaaaaaaagaagaaaaaaaaccactTACAGGTTCCTACTATTGA